The Candidatus Manganitrophus noduliformans region AGGTACCGAGACCTGAAGGCGCCGGTTCACTATCTCTCCATTCTCCCAGCCGCAGCACCCGCGATCCGATCCGTTGCCGAGGAGGACGTTTCTCTTTCGGCCCAAGCGGAGCGGATCGCCTCCCTCGTCGCCCGCTTAGGAATCGATCACATTCATGCTCATTTCGCGACGTGGGCCGCCGCTGCTGCATCGCTGGCGAGCGAGTGGACCGGCATCCCTTTTAGTTTCACGGCCCATGCGAGGGATATCTACCATCAGAGCGTCGACGGAAAAGCCCTCGGTCGGATGATCGGAAAAGCCCGCTTCGTCGTCACCGTGAGCGAATTCAACAAGCGGTATCTCGAAGGGCTGATTTCACCGCGGGAAGGGCGCGTCGTCCGTCTCTACAACGGCGTTGATCTGCAACAGCTGCGGCCGACGGATCAGGAAAAAGCTCCCGAGCTGATCGTCGGCGTCGGACGGCTGGTAAAAAAGAAAGGGTTTCATGTGTTGATCGACGCCTGCAGAATTTTGAAAGAGAAGGGCCAGCCGTTCCGGTGCATCCTGATTGGAGAAGGGGAAGAGCGGGTTGACTTGGAGAAGCGTATCGAGATGTATTCTCTCGAAAAGGATCTGTTCCTGTTGGGCGCCCGGACCCAAAACGAGGTCATCGAATGGGTGCGAAGGGCGTCGGTCTTCGTCTTGCCGTGCATCGTCAGCGAGGATGGCGATCGCGATGGGCTCCCGACCGTTCTTCCCGAAGCGATGGCTCTCGGGACGCCGGTCGTTTCAACCCCCGTTTCCGGCATCCCTGAAATCGTCCGGCACGGGGAGACGGGGCTCCTCGTCGGCGAGAAGGACCCGCAGGCGCTTGCCGATGCAATCGAGGACCTCCTTGCGTCGCGGGAATTGCGAACCCGTTTGACGGCCGCCGCCCTGCTAACGGTTCGGAAGGATTTTTCCCTTTCGGAGAATGTGGAACGGCTCAAGGAGTTGTTTCTCATGGGAGGAGGAGAGGAATGAGTCTGTCTGTCGGGAAGGCAACTGCGGGGCCCCCTGTCTGGCTGCGGAAGCGGTCTTTTGAGGAAATGAAACGCACTCTCGCCCAAGGAGAACTCCTGCATTCCCTTCAGGGGCTTTTTCAAGAAAGTGGGGAGACTCTCACCGGAATTTCCCTGGCCGAGGAGAAATATGAAGAGGAGTGCATTTTCCTGGTGTTGCTCCTTGAATTTAAGGGGCCCGGCTGCCGGATCGTCTGCCCGAGAGAGTGGGTTTTTCAATATCTCCTCGACGATGATCTCTTCGGCGCAGGCCCGATCCGCTTCTGGTCTTACCCCGAAGATCCGGAACTCCCGATCCTGGCAAGACTTCATTCCTCTCCAGGTTTTTTTCAGGAGACGGCCTGGGAGAGTTGCGCTGGAGAGGTTTTTCCCGAAGACGGCGATTTCTGCATGCAGCGGCTCCTCTACAACCCGGGGCGGAGGGCGACCTTTCTCGTCGTTTCAGAGAAGACGGGAAGAAAGTTTATCCTGAAAGCCGTCCGGCCGAAGGAGTGGAGGGTCTCCCTGGAGAAGCTGGAATGGATGGACCGCGCCGGACTTCACAAGACAATCCTCTTTCCCCGCATCGTCGCATATTCCTCCCGCGATTATCTCTTCCTCTACGACTACCTTCCCGGTGTTAGGATCGATCGGCTGGGGCCGGAGCGTCGTGAAGAATTAAAGACCGGCATTTATGAAGAGGTCATCATGCTGTTGACTGAGCTTCATCAGACAACACTCCCCGGCTTGCCCCGATGGAGCCCGCACCGGGAAATCGGTGCGCTCTCCGCTCTCACGGACCTTCTTGAAATCCGCGCCCCCGGCGTGGCCGCCGTTGTTCAACCGATGGTCGAAGAGATCGCCGATGATTTGATCCAGAGGAATCAGACCAACACGCAGCCGATTCATCACTCCTTTTCCGCCAAACACCTTCTCTATTATCCCGACAGGGGGAGGGATCGGCGACTGGCCGTCCTCGACTGGGACAGCGCCGTCTTGGGACCGCAAGAGAAGGATCTCGCGTCGTTCCTGGCCAGCTTCTCGGAAGGGGAAGAAGAGGCCCTCTTCTTTATCGCGCAGTACCGCCGCAAGAAGGGCTCCGAACTGGATCTGAAGTTGATTCACCGGTTCATTCAAGTCAGACGCCTGATAAAGATTTGCCGCAAGGTCTTGAGGGGAGACTCCTCGGATGAGAGAAATGCAAAAGCTCTGAGGGAGCTTGACCTACTCGCAAATGAAAAACCGAGGCTCGGACCGTGATGGAATCGCAATGCGTCTTCATCGACAAAATCGATTGCATGCCGCCGGATGTTTTCCTGCGTCATTTCCTGACGCGGCGGAATGTGGCCTGTCCCGATCCGCCGAAGGCGACGGAGGCGCAGTTGGAGAACGCCAAAAAGATCGTCCAGAACCGCTTCGACTTAATCGGCGAGGAGGTCACCCTTCGGGACGGATTCTCGTGGAAGGAGAGTCCGAGCCACGATAAGGAGTGGCAGATCGCGCAACATAAGTTTTATTTCGCGGTTGACCTCATTCAAGCCTATCGGCACGATCGGGACCCGGTCTACCTGAAGAAGTGGATCTCTCTGATCGATTCCTGGTTGGAGGAGATGGGGTCGGGATACATTGCCGCCAGCGACGCCCAGGTGGAGGCGAAACGGATCGAACACTGGGTGAACTCGTTTCTGCTGTTGCGGGGACTCCCCTGCGAGCCGTTTCTGACGGCGGGCTTTCTGCGAAGGTGGCTCGCGCGGATTGCCGAGGAGACGCGCTACATTTCCACACATCTGAAGCCGGTCCGCAACCACCGAACCTTTCAATTGTATTCCGTGTTCCTGGTCGGTGTCGTCTTTCCGGAGTTTCGCCTTCATTCCGATTTTCTTGAGACGGGGGGGAAGAAGCTGACCGAAAATCTGCTGACCGACTTCCTTGGAGACGGCGTTCATGTAGAACTCTCGACGCACTACCATCAGTTGGTCCTGGAGACCGCCCTCTCGTTCATAGAGTGGGCGCGATTGAACTGCTTCCCTCTCGACGATCTCCTTCTGGATCGGCTGCATCGGGCCCTCGCGTTCAGCATGTACATGCAATGGCCGAACGGCGACATCCCTCTGATCAACGACTCCGACAATGGAGATCATCTTGAACTGCTAAGAAGGGGAGGACGGCTCTTTCACAACGACCGTCTTCTTTGGGCAGGCACGCTCGGGCGTGAAGGGATCCCCCCTGAATCGCCTTCCCGGCATTTCAGCCGATCAGGATATTTTGTTTTCTCGGACGGTTGGGGAGAAGATCCTGCGACTTACGCGCGCCGTCAGCATGTCTTTTACGATTGCGCGTTGTTGGGGGAGGGAAGCCACAGCCATTACGATCTCTTCAGCTTCTGCTACTACGTGAACGGGGAGCCGGCGATCATCGACCCGGGCCGGTATACCTACTCGTCCGACCCCGACCCGGAGGGAATCGATTGGCGCGGAAGATTCAAGAGCACCGCCTTCCATAATACCGTCTCAATCGATGGAAAGGATCAGACCCGCTATCTCTCCCGGACCAAACATGGGCCGGAGGTGGAGATCGCGGAGAAGGCCTTCTCCATTGGAATGGAATCGGACTGGGTGTCGGCCCAGGCGCGAAGCGCGGAGTATTCCCCCCGGCATACAAGACTGTTTATTTACATGTGCCGGGAATATCTCTTTGTCCATGACGATGTTGAAATCGAGGATGGGGTTCCACACAACTGTGCGCTCTCCTTCCATTTATCCGAGAAGTGGGACGGCCTGGTCTATTCCGAGGCGAGTGAAACGGAATGGGTCGTCCGAACCCCGCTGTTGCAGGTGCGGTCGCACCGGGCGCCGGATGCGGCGCTGTCGATCGAATCGGGATGGGTTTCCCGTCAATACGGCGTCAAAAGGAGGGCCCCGGTGATCCGGATCACCCGGACTGCGGCGCAGTCGCTCTCTTTTACGACCGTGCTGGCGCCGACCGCCTCTCCGTCACCTCTCATCTCCGCGATGAATCAGGCAGCGTCCCCTGCGGAAAAGGGTTGTCTCTTTCGTGTGGACGGAATGAAAGGAGGTGAGCCCTTTCATGATTGGTATCTCTTCCCGGATAAAAGAACGGCGTATTTGCAAACCGATCGACTCGTTTTCCGAGGCGGCTTCTTGGCCTTTCGACAGAACCGCAGTGGAAAGATAGTGCATCTCCTGGCCCACGGAGCTGAGTCGATCCAGATCGAAGGAGTTCCTCATTGGCGGAGCGAAACACCGAAGGAGGTCGAGTGGTCGTTCGGCCGGTCGACTTCTTCCCCTTTATAGAATCGGGACATCCTTTCTATCCCTTCCTCCGGCGGTTTGAAGCGCCTTTAAACGAGGAGGGACTCTTCGACCTGCTTCAAAAGAAGCGGGAGAGAGGGGAGAAGGTTGTGGTCCATGCGGAAATAAAAGGGAAGCGGCGACTGGACGGTGGATGGACATTGGACCGATTTTACTGGTCGCTGCAATCATGGGATCAAACCGGCACGATCGATTTTCGAGCCCGCATGCTTCACTACGCGGCCAAGACCGATCGGATGGAGTTTTGCGACTTCCCGATGGACCCATATTTGAACTCGCTCTCCTCCCTGTTTGGCGGAATGGATCGCAGTGCTCACCGTGTCGATATTCTTCGGTATGTCCCTCTTCGGAGGCTGACGTTTCGACTCGTCCCCCTGTCGGGGAACGGGTCCTCCGCCATTGGGAAGTTCAAACGGCGGTCGCGGCTGCGGGAGGCGTATGATCGGCTGGCAGCCGTTTATCTAGCGGTCGCCCGTTCGAGTGCGCCCTTCTCCGTGGCTGCGCCGCGGGGGATCGACGAAGATCGCTCCCTTTTCTTTCAGAAGGAAGTGCCGGGTCGCGACCTGGCTTCTCAGCTCGATTCCGGAAACTTCCGGGAATCGCTGGAAGGGCTCGGCGGTCTGCATCGGGATCTCCATCGACTTCGGGCGGTGGAGGTTCCTGTATGGGATTTAAACGCGTTTATCCAACAGCTTCGCGACGACATCGACTGGATCGCTTTTTTCCAGTCGGCGCTCGAGCTGTTCCTCAGGGAAACCCTGGCCCTCCTGTTGCGAAATGTACCCAAGGTCGATCCGGCGGCGTACACCTTCTGCCACGGCGACTTTGTCTGCTCCCAGGTATTAAGAGAAGGCGACCGCTGGTCGCTGATCGATTTCGACCTCTGCAAAAAAGGGGATCCGTACCTGGAGCTCGCGATGCTGACGGCGTCTTTGAAGTATGATGTCCCTCTGTTTGAAGAGCGGATCATCGGCGCAAACGGGGGGAAGGCGGATTTGCTCGAAGACGGCGTTGCTGCCTATTTAGACGGATATCAGAAGCGTGCGGGGGAAACCCTTTGTCGACAGAGACTGATCTGGTGTCGGGTCTGTGCTGAAATCTATTACCTTGCGCTGATGTTCAAGAAAAATCGATTTCATCCGGCGATGCTCCGATACGCAGTCGAACAACTTCACGCGTTGAGACAACAAATATGAGTGGTGCGGGAGATAAGCCGTTGAAATCGCCAGGTCGGTTTCTGTTTCAGTTGCACAATCGTCGGGGAATGGGACATCTGATGCGCGGTCGGAACATCGCCGCGGAGATCCGCGCTCTGCGGCCCTCTGCGGAAATCCTCTTTTACACCCGAAGTGCTCCGCCGGCCCCGTGGGACCCAGACATCCGCCTCTTTGTCGAGAATCCCGATAGAGGCTCACGCTGGCACGATGCGGTTCTCTCGTTTTCGCCGGACGTCTTGGTTTACGACACCCTCCTTTCCGGAGAGATTCGGTGTGAACCCGATTCCCCTTTCCTGCGGCGGGTCTATGTAATGCGAAAATCAAAGGAATCGAGGCAAGCGGAAATCTTTGATAACCCGGCGCTGGATTGGGTCGACCGGATCGTCATTCCTCACCTGCCGGAGGAGTTCTCGGTCGATCTTCCTGTATCGCTTCAGCGAAAGAGTATCTATGTCGGGCCGATCGTCCGGCTTCCGCGGAAAGAGACGCAATCGGCATTGAAGACGAAATACCGGATCGCAGAGGGAGAGTATCTCCTCACTTCAACGACGGGAGGAGGAGGATTTGCGGACCATGCCGAATCTTTTTTCGAAACGGTATTCGAGGTTCACCGGCGACTTTGCCCGCAAATGCCGAACCTGAGGCATCTGGTCGTGACGGGGCCGAATTTCAAGGGTTCCCTCCGCCCCCTGGAGAGAATGGAGATCGTCTCATATGAACCGGATTTGATCGATCTGATCGCCCTGTCGGATATAGTCATCGCCGAAGGGGGCTACAACACGGTCAATGAGATCCGCCTGACCAAGACGCCGGCCGTTTTCCTTCCCAGCGACCGGAAGTTCGATGATCAGGAGGAGCGGGTTCGATCCCTGGAGGAGAAGGGGCTTGCCTTCGTCTTTCCAGAGCGGTCATCGACGGTCGCTTCCGAGATTTCTCGTCTCTGCGCGTCGGCGTCGGTTCTGGAACAGATCCGGCGAAACTACGAATCGGACCGGATGGTCATCGGCAACCGCACAGCGGCGGAGGCCATTGTGGAGTGTATTGATCGATGAAGGTGAATCTGGCCGGCGCCGCCAAACGAATCTTGGAGCGGATCAAGATGGACGGAGACCGTCCCGTCCGATGGGTTGCGAAGGTTCTCAGCGAGACCCCGGGTGAACGAAAGGTGGTTCAATACCGGTTCTTCCCCCGGGGGAGGCAGGCTCATTCCAAGCCGCTATTTTGTTGCGTTGCGAAGTTCTATCAGGATGAAAGAGGAGAGGAGACCTCGCGCGTCATGGAGACGCTGTCAAAGGAGCATCAACGACCGGTCTCTCTTTTGGCAGTTCCTCGCTCTCTATATTATGATCCGGGGGCGCGTTTCGCGGTTCAACAATTCGTCGAGGGGGTCCCGTTTCCCGAACTGATCACTCTGCCCAACAGCCGTCGATATTTTGTCCTCGCCGGGAAGGCGCTTGCCGGCCTCCATGCACGGGCGGTCCCGGTGGGAGAGATCAGATGGCTTTCTGATCATCTCATCGATCTTATTCATCCCCACCCTCTCCTCCTTGCAGAGCAGATCCCTTCGTATCGGTCGCGCATCGATTCGATCCTCAAGGCGTTGCACGAATGGGAAGAGAGAGTGGTCGATCACCGAGCGCATGCCCCAATCCACCGCGATTTTCATCTAAGACAGCTCTTTTATGGAGATGATCGTGTTTGGCTG contains the following coding sequences:
- a CDS encoding glycosyltransferase family 4 protein; its protein translation is MRKDPPFKVCYLLKRYPRLSQTFILNEMLALQRQGFDITVVALKPSGEEIAHERYRDLKAPVHYLSILPAAAPAIRSVAEEDVSLSAQAERIASLVARLGIDHIHAHFATWAAAAASLASEWTGIPFSFTAHARDIYHQSVDGKALGRMIGKARFVVTVSEFNKRYLEGLISPREGRVVRLYNGVDLQQLRPTDQEKAPELIVGVGRLVKKKGFHVLIDACRILKEKGQPFRCILIGEGEERVDLEKRIEMYSLEKDLFLLGARTQNEVIEWVRRASVFVLPCIVSEDGDRDGLPTVLPEAMALGTPVVSTPVSGIPEIVRHGETGLLVGEKDPQALADAIEDLLASRELRTRLTAAALLTVRKDFSLSENVERLKELFLMGGGEE
- a CDS encoding phosphotransferase family protein, producing the protein MSLSVGKATAGPPVWLRKRSFEEMKRTLAQGELLHSLQGLFQESGETLTGISLAEEKYEEECIFLVLLLEFKGPGCRIVCPREWVFQYLLDDDLFGAGPIRFWSYPEDPELPILARLHSSPGFFQETAWESCAGEVFPEDGDFCMQRLLYNPGRRATFLVVSEKTGRKFILKAVRPKEWRVSLEKLEWMDRAGLHKTILFPRIVAYSSRDYLFLYDYLPGVRIDRLGPERREELKTGIYEEVIMLLTELHQTTLPGLPRWSPHREIGALSALTDLLEIRAPGVAAVVQPMVEEIADDLIQRNQTNTQPIHHSFSAKHLLYYPDRGRDRRLAVLDWDSAVLGPQEKDLASFLASFSEGEEEALFFIAQYRRKKGSELDLKLIHRFIQVRRLIKICRKVLRGDSSDERNAKALRELDLLANEKPRLGP
- a CDS encoding alginate lyase family protein; the protein is MESQCVFIDKIDCMPPDVFLRHFLTRRNVACPDPPKATEAQLENAKKIVQNRFDLIGEEVTLRDGFSWKESPSHDKEWQIAQHKFYFAVDLIQAYRHDRDPVYLKKWISLIDSWLEEMGSGYIAASDAQVEAKRIEHWVNSFLLLRGLPCEPFLTAGFLRRWLARIAEETRYISTHLKPVRNHRTFQLYSVFLVGVVFPEFRLHSDFLETGGKKLTENLLTDFLGDGVHVELSTHYHQLVLETALSFIEWARLNCFPLDDLLLDRLHRALAFSMYMQWPNGDIPLINDSDNGDHLELLRRGGRLFHNDRLLWAGTLGREGIPPESPSRHFSRSGYFVFSDGWGEDPATYARRQHVFYDCALLGEGSHSHYDLFSFCYYVNGEPAIIDPGRYTYSSDPDPEGIDWRGRFKSTAFHNTVSIDGKDQTRYLSRTKHGPEVEIAEKAFSIGMESDWVSAQARSAEYSPRHTRLFIYMCREYLFVHDDVEIEDGVPHNCALSFHLSEKWDGLVYSEASETEWVVRTPLLQVRSHRAPDAALSIESGWVSRQYGVKRRAPVIRITRTAAQSLSFTTVLAPTASPSPLISAMNQAASPAEKGCLFRVDGMKGGEPFHDWYLFPDKRTAYLQTDRLVFRGGFLAFRQNRSGKIVHLLAHGAESIQIEGVPHWRSETPKEVEWSFGRSTSSPL
- a CDS encoding aminoglycoside phosphotransferase family protein, translating into MVVRPVDFFPFIESGHPFYPFLRRFEAPLNEEGLFDLLQKKRERGEKVVVHAEIKGKRRLDGGWTLDRFYWSLQSWDQTGTIDFRARMLHYAAKTDRMEFCDFPMDPYLNSLSSLFGGMDRSAHRVDILRYVPLRRLTFRLVPLSGNGSSAIGKFKRRSRLREAYDRLAAVYLAVARSSAPFSVAAPRGIDEDRSLFFQKEVPGRDLASQLDSGNFRESLEGLGGLHRDLHRLRAVEVPVWDLNAFIQQLRDDIDWIAFFQSALELFLRETLALLLRNVPKVDPAAYTFCHGDFVCSQVLREGDRWSLIDFDLCKKGDPYLELAMLTASLKYDVPLFEERIIGANGGKADLLEDGVAAYLDGYQKRAGETLCRQRLIWCRVCAEIYYLALMFKKNRFHPAMLRYAVEQLHALRQQI
- a CDS encoding glycosyltransferase, with product MKSPGRFLFQLHNRRGMGHLMRGRNIAAEIRALRPSAEILFYTRSAPPAPWDPDIRLFVENPDRGSRWHDAVLSFSPDVLVYDTLLSGEIRCEPDSPFLRRVYVMRKSKESRQAEIFDNPALDWVDRIVIPHLPEEFSVDLPVSLQRKSIYVGPIVRLPRKETQSALKTKYRIAEGEYLLTSTTGGGGFADHAESFFETVFEVHRRLCPQMPNLRHLVVTGPNFKGSLRPLERMEIVSYEPDLIDLIALSDIVIAEGGYNTVNEIRLTKTPAVFLPSDRKFDDQEERVRSLEEKGLAFVFPERSSTVASEISRLCASASVLEQIRRNYESDRMVIGNRTAAEAIVECIDR
- a CDS encoding phosphotransferase family protein, with amino-acid sequence MKVNLAGAAKRILERIKMDGDRPVRWVAKVLSETPGERKVVQYRFFPRGRQAHSKPLFCCVAKFYQDERGEETSRVMETLSKEHQRPVSLLAVPRSLYYDPGARFAVQQFVEGVPFPELITLPNSRRYFVLAGKALAGLHARAVPVGEIRWLSDHLIDLIHPHPLLLAEQIPSYRSRIDSILKALHEWEERVVDHRAHAPIHRDFHLRQLFYGDDRVWLVDWDLFAKGDPALDVGNFIVYLTTRLPERAASSIDAFLEGYFSLQPADLLKRVPLYRAFTFLRLACKRFRLKEEDWEEKVEGLLFRAERALR